One window from the genome of Paracoccus marcusii encodes:
- the terL gene encoding phage terminase large subunit: MLRKRTFPAIDLIALEREACRRSLATFAKRAWRVLEPATPLRWGWALDAICAHLEAVTRGEITRLLMNVPPGTMKSLLTGVIWPAWEFGPQGMPHKRFLATAHKQDLAVRDNVKCRRLIQSEWYQARWPVPLVHDQNMKTKFETVQTGFREAMAFTSMTGARGDRVILDDPLAADDANSDAALLAAELSFLEALPTRINNDRSAIVVIMQRLHERDTSGLILSKGLPYTHLCLPMRFEAERRCETSIGFIDPRTTEGELLFPDRFPEEQVKELERTLGSYATAGQLQQRPVPRGGGLFKKGWFNTIKALPVGCRFVRGWDLAATEDKEAAATAGVLIARAPDGRFIIVDSTREQLGPMGVERLMKATAEQDRATYGAVRGSYPQDPGQAGKAQAQHIMRHVLTGFDYHFSPESGDKETRALPLAAQAEAGNVFLLEGPWNDVFLDEVAVFPMGKWKDQVDAASRAFTELTTAPKPTETRTTTMVGMY, from the coding sequence ATGCTCAGAAAGAGGACCTTCCCGGCGATTGACCTGATCGCCCTGGAGCGCGAGGCCTGTCGCCGATCACTGGCGACGTTCGCCAAGCGCGCCTGGCGCGTTCTAGAGCCTGCCACGCCGCTCAGATGGGGCTGGGCGCTGGATGCGATCTGCGCCCACCTGGAGGCCGTCACCCGCGGCGAGATCACCCGGCTGCTGATGAACGTGCCGCCGGGCACCATGAAGTCGCTTCTGACCGGGGTGATCTGGCCCGCGTGGGAGTTCGGCCCGCAGGGGATGCCCCACAAGCGCTTCCTCGCCACTGCGCACAAGCAGGACCTGGCAGTCCGCGACAACGTAAAGTGCCGCCGGCTGATCCAGTCGGAGTGGTACCAGGCCCGCTGGCCGGTGCCGCTGGTCCACGACCAGAACATGAAGACCAAGTTCGAGACGGTGCAGACCGGCTTTCGCGAGGCGATGGCCTTCACCAGCATGACGGGCGCGCGCGGCGACCGGGTGATCCTGGACGATCCGCTGGCGGCCGATGATGCCAACAGCGACGCGGCCCTGCTGGCGGCCGAGCTGTCGTTCCTCGAAGCACTGCCGACCCGGATCAACAACGACCGCTCCGCCATCGTGGTCATCATGCAGCGCCTGCACGAGCGCGACACCTCGGGGCTGATCCTGTCGAAGGGCCTGCCCTACACGCACCTCTGCCTGCCGATGCGCTTCGAGGCGGAACGGCGGTGCGAGACCTCGATCGGGTTCATCGACCCGCGCACGACCGAGGGCGAGCTGCTGTTCCCTGATCGGTTCCCCGAGGAGCAGGTCAAGGAACTGGAACGGACCCTCGGCAGCTACGCAACGGCGGGACAGCTGCAGCAAAGGCCTGTCCCGCGCGGCGGCGGCCTGTTCAAGAAGGGCTGGTTCAACACCATCAAAGCCCTGCCTGTCGGGTGCCGGTTTGTCCGGGGCTGGGACTTGGCAGCGACCGAGGACAAGGAAGCAGCGGCCACTGCCGGCGTGCTGATCGCACGGGCCCCGGACGGACGGTTCATCATCGTGGATTCGACACGAGAGCAGCTGGGGCCCATGGGCGTCGAGCGGCTGATGAAGGCGACTGCCGAGCAGGATCGGGCGACGTATGGGGCCGTCCGCGGCTCCTACCCGCAGGACCCCGGACAGGCGGGCAAGGCGCAGGCGCAGCACATCATGCGCCACGTCCTGACCGGCTTCGACTACCACTTCAGCCCCGAAAGCGGGGACAAGGAGACGCGCGCCCTGCCCCTCGCTGCACAGGCCGAGGCAGGCAACGTGTTCCTGCTGGAAGGGCCTTGGAATGACGTCTTCCTCGATGAGGTCGCGGTGTTCCCGATGGGCAAATGGAAAGACCAGGTCGACGCGGCCAGCCGCGCCTTCACCGAACTGACGACGGCACCCAAGCCGACCGAGACCAGAACGACGACGATGGTAGGGATGTACTGA
- a CDS encoding DUF4055 domain-containing protein: protein MTGTVDTKHPDYLDRVDEWALMRDCVRGETAVKAAGERYLPMPSGFRVQEDGGAKMFEAYQTRAQFSEILAPTIRGMIGVIHRTEAQIDMPPAMQGLWERATADGLPLEALHRRITAELLLTGRYGLLADAASEGSDLPWLAGYTTEALINWSPSRDFFVLDESGLSRDGFSWKQHKAYRVLRIDDGRYSVERYDGEEQNGGPVQPTARGGAALTAIPLVVMGPQDLSVSPQEPPLIGVARAALAMYRLDADYRHQLYMTGQETLVIINGDAPAAVGAGVVISLTASREDHAPDAKYVGPSGTGIEAHRTAILDERENAASAGARLFDSERRSAESGDALRIRYAAQTATLTSVALTSAQGLEKGLRHIAVMIGADPNQVVVKPNLSFVDAGMTPEQAEALMRVWQGGGISYETYYENLQRGEIASAERTAEEEYTLITKGDFSDQETRAALEGQ, encoded by the coding sequence ATGACAGGCACCGTCGACACCAAGCACCCGGACTATCTCGACCGCGTCGACGAATGGGCCCTCATGCGCGACTGCGTGCGCGGGGAGACTGCGGTAAAGGCCGCGGGCGAGCGGTACCTGCCGATGCCCTCCGGCTTCCGCGTTCAGGAGGATGGTGGCGCAAAGATGTTCGAGGCCTACCAGACGCGGGCCCAGTTCTCGGAGATCCTGGCGCCGACGATCCGTGGCATGATCGGCGTCATCCACCGCACCGAGGCGCAGATCGACATGCCACCTGCCATGCAGGGGCTGTGGGAGCGCGCCACTGCCGATGGTCTGCCGTTGGAGGCCCTGCACCGCCGGATCACGGCCGAGCTGCTGCTGACCGGGCGGTACGGGCTGCTGGCCGATGCCGCGTCGGAGGGCTCGGACCTGCCCTGGCTGGCAGGTTACACCACGGAGGCGCTGATCAACTGGTCGCCGTCCCGCGACTTCTTCGTGCTGGACGAGAGTGGGCTGTCCCGGGATGGCTTCTCGTGGAAGCAGCACAAGGCATACCGGGTGCTGAGGATCGATGACGGCCGCTATTCGGTCGAGAGGTACGACGGCGAGGAGCAGAACGGCGGGCCTGTGCAGCCGACCGCGCGCGGCGGGGCGGCCCTGACGGCCATTCCGCTTGTGGTCATGGGCCCGCAGGATCTTTCCGTATCCCCTCAGGAGCCGCCGCTGATCGGTGTCGCCCGCGCCGCGCTGGCCATGTACCGGCTGGACGCTGACTATCGGCACCAGCTCTACATGACGGGCCAGGAGACGCTGGTCATCATCAACGGCGACGCGCCTGCGGCCGTCGGCGCCGGGGTCGTCATCAGCCTCACGGCGAGCCGAGAAGATCACGCACCCGATGCCAAGTATGTCGGGCCATCCGGCACGGGCATCGAGGCGCATCGCACTGCGATCCTTGACGAGCGCGAGAACGCCGCCTCGGCCGGGGCGCGCCTCTTCGACAGCGAGAGGCGGTCAGCGGAAAGCGGCGACGCGCTGCGCATCCGCTACGCGGCGCAGACCGCCACGCTGACCTCTGTCGCCCTGACCAGCGCCCAGGGGCTGGAGAAGGGCCTGCGGCACATCGCGGTGATGATCGGCGCGGACCCCAATCAGGTCGTGGTCAAGCCGAACCTGTCCTTCGTAGACGCGGGCATGACGCCTGAGCAGGCCGAGGCACTGATGCGCGTCTGGCAAGGTGGCGGCATCAGCTACGAGACCTATTACGAGAACCTCCAGCGCGGCGAGATCGCCAGCGCGGAGCGGACAGCCGAGGAGGAATATACCCTGATCACGAAAGGGGATTTCAGTGATCAGGAGACAAGAGCAGCACTAGAAGGCCAATGA
- a CDS encoding phage minor head protein, with protein sequence MARRPTPSQIAAFEALLEKADAEVRDAFLAAVYSARSRVNLDALVAMIEAGDIEGAIALLRMDQGVLWPLEEALRRSYLAGGVAVDAFAPTGIEGRFGFNGRHPRAEADIARIGGDLVRTLEREQNEAIRAVLLDAIERNCSSSQTALEIVGRKSLASGLREGGIVGLSGPQTDRYLKVQRLMQTAEGVQELVVKKNGLLMVRYKVNPATSNRIIAAYKMGEAVSAPDRAISERQYKNQLLRERGQLIAQNEAHTAQSAGRHEAYRQMLDRPDIEAVTCKWIHGFSRDARPDHKRMDGEVRNFDEGFVMDDGTVMQYPHDPAGGVRHSASCRCTAFYRAIPRRS encoded by the coding sequence ATGGCCCGCAGACCCACACCCAGCCAGATCGCTGCATTTGAGGCCCTGCTAGAAAAGGCCGATGCCGAGGTTCGGGACGCCTTTCTGGCGGCAGTCTACTCGGCCCGCTCTAGGGTGAATTTGGACGCACTGGTGGCGATGATAGAGGCGGGAGATATCGAAGGGGCCATTGCACTGCTTCGCATGGATCAGGGCGTACTGTGGCCACTGGAGGAAGCTCTGCGGCGGTCGTATCTGGCCGGCGGTGTGGCAGTCGATGCGTTCGCACCCACCGGCATCGAAGGTCGGTTCGGCTTTAACGGTCGCCATCCACGTGCGGAAGCAGATATAGCTCGGATCGGTGGTGACCTGGTTAGAACGCTCGAGCGCGAGCAGAATGAGGCAATCCGGGCCGTGCTGCTGGATGCCATCGAGCGCAACTGCTCTTCGAGCCAGACCGCACTGGAGATCGTTGGCCGAAAGAGCCTGGCCAGCGGGTTGCGCGAAGGTGGTATCGTCGGTCTCAGCGGCCCCCAAACTGACAGATACCTCAAGGTTCAGCGCCTGATGCAGACCGCCGAAGGAGTGCAGGAGCTTGTGGTCAAGAAAAATGGCTTGCTGATGGTCCGCTATAAGGTCAATCCGGCAACGTCGAACCGGATCATCGCCGCCTACAAGATGGGCGAAGCTGTCTCGGCACCCGATCGAGCGATCAGCGAACGCCAATACAAGAACCAGCTGCTTCGCGAGAGGGGCCAACTGATAGCCCAGAACGAAGCGCACACCGCGCAGTCTGCTGGTCGTCACGAGGCCTATCGCCAGATGCTGGACCGCCCCGACATAGAGGCTGTGACCTGCAAATGGATCCATGGATTCAGCCGGGATGCCAGGCCCGATCACAAGCGCATGGATGGCGAGGTCCGCAACTTCGACGAGGGCTTCGTCATGGATGACGGGACGGTCATGCAATACCCGCACGATCCGGCTGGCGGTGTGCGGCACAGCGCCTCGTGCCGGTGCACCGCCTTCTATCGAGCAATCCCCAGGAGGTCATGA
- a CDS encoding phage tail terminator-like protein — MKPSAIQHAIGRRLAAIPGAPIIVVPNETTTAPAVPYLILQPRSRADLDPTLAGSDGYTEGSTIVMVVVALNSRTTAADDLAAEIKAAFPKAARFEGVTVRQSSVLTGYPDAVSWRVPVQIDWIA, encoded by the coding sequence GTGAAGCCATCAGCGATCCAGCACGCGATCGGGCGGCGGCTGGCGGCGATCCCCGGCGCGCCCATTATCGTGGTGCCGAACGAGACGACCACGGCCCCGGCTGTGCCCTATCTGATCCTGCAACCACGCAGCCGGGCCGATCTGGACCCGACGCTTGCAGGAAGCGATGGCTATACCGAGGGCAGTACCATCGTGATGGTCGTGGTGGCGCTCAACAGCCGCACCACGGCTGCCGATGATCTCGCAGCGGAGATCAAGGCCGCCTTCCCGAAGGCCGCACGCTTCGAGGGCGTGACGGTCCGTCAGTCCTCTGTCCTTACCGGCTATCCGGACGCCGTGTCGTGGCGCGTGCCTGTGCAGATCGACTGGATCGCCTGA